From Gossypium raimondii isolate GPD5lz unplaced genomic scaffold, ASM2569854v1 Contig00263, whole genome shotgun sequence, the proteins below share one genomic window:
- the LOC105773466 gene encoding uncharacterized protein LOC105773466, whose protein sequence is MSAAVCGSKRSFFEDNPSSPSASVSKKLRRCSPSSPSSVRFAPPPSLLDHLQALFPHMDPELLERVLLECGNNIDTTIKRLQELHLGAADATGEKMGPVEELGTTAEQGTVTNNGEAADTTAQIPSAPETLPVDGAEWVDLFVGEMMGASSVDDAKARASKLLEVLEKSISEHVAKEAAQSFHKENMMLKEQIQVLIQENTVLKRAVAIHHERQKEYQDKNNELEHLKQLVSQYQEQLRTLEVNNYALTMHLRQAQQSNSIPGRFHPDIF, encoded by the exons ATGTCTGCGGCAGTGTGCGGGAGCAAGAGATCGTTCTTCGAGGATAACCCGTCATCGCCATCGGCTTCTGTCTCTAAGAAGCTCCGGCGCTGCTCGCCTTCATCTCCTTCTTCTGTTCGTTTTGCTCCGCCGCCTTCTCTCCTTGATCACCTCCAAGCTCTCTTCCCTCATATGGACCCCGAG CTTCTGGAGAGAGTACTACTTGAATGTGGCAACAATATAGACACTACTATCAAGAGGCTTCAAGAACTTCACTTAGGAGCTGCAGATGCTACAGGGGAAAAGATGGGTCCTGTTGAGGAACTGGGTACAACTGCTGAGCAGG GTACAGTAACCAACAATGGAGAAGCTGCTGATACTACTGCTCAGATTCCATCGGCCCCTGAAACTCTGCCTGTTGATGGTGCAGAATGGGTGGACTTGTTTGTGGGGGAGATGATGGGTGCTTCAAGTGTGGATGATGCCAAAGCCCGTGCCTCTAAATTGCTGGAGGTTCTGGAGAAGTCCATTAGTGAACATGTTGCTAAGGAGGCAGCACAAAGTTTTCATAAG GAGAATATGATGTTGAAGGAACAGATTCAAGTGTTGATTCAAGAAAACACGGTTCTAAAACGTGCAGTGGCTATCCATCATGAACGCCAAAAGGAGTACCAGGACAAAAACAATGAGTTGGAGCATTTGAAGCAGCTGGTTTCTCAGTATCAGGAGCAGTTGCGAACTCTAGAG GTAAATAACTATGCCTTAACGATGCATTTGAGGCAGGCACAGCAAAGCAATTCCATCCCAGGGCGTTTTCACCCAGATATTTTCTAG